A stretch of the Chelonoidis abingdonii isolate Lonesome George chromosome 11, CheloAbing_2.0, whole genome shotgun sequence genome encodes the following:
- the DAP3 gene encoding small ribosomal subunit protein mS29 isoform X4, producing MLRSVKGVICQGPKLDSGYFLHASARAWLSAAVNQDVQIPAEKPRKVFRTNESNPANHAEQHEGQHYSIPLQEVNVVFPHGLPYRFQMQMKTFNESCLMVRKPALELLGYLKNTNFAHPAIRYVIYGEKGTGKTMTLCHAVHYCAKQDWLVLHIPDAHLWVKNCRELMQSSYNKERFDQPLEASIWLKNFKTSNDHFLKEIKTQQTYMWSKRESTEKGRPLGEVVEQVSPEELTLVHNLRKMVGNDWNGGAIVTTLSQTGSLFKPRSAYLPHELLGKEGFDTLDPFIPIQVSNYSQREFESCYQYYLDRKWLQHERASTEEGRKELLFLSNSNPWQLERISAYL from the exons TTGGATTCTGGGTATTTTCTCCATGCCAGTGCCAGGGCTTGGTTAAGTGCTGCTGTTAATCAGGATGTCCAAATCCCAGCAGAGAAACCCAGAAAAGTATTCCGCACCAATGAGAGCAACCCG GCCAACCATGCAGAGCAACATGAGGGTCAACACTACAGCATCCCCCTCCAGGAGGTGAACGTGGTGTTTCCACATGGACTGCCCTACCGCTTCCAAATGCAG ATGAAGACGTTCAATGAAAGCTGCCTGATGGTGCGGAAACCAGCTCTAGAACTCCTTGGTTATCTGAAAAACACCAACTTTGCACACCCAGCTATCCGATATGTTATCT atggggagaagggaacagGGAAAACTATGACGCTGTGCCATGCTGTTCATTACTGTGCAAAACAGGACTGGCTGGTGCTGCATATTCCAGATG CTCACCTCTGGGTGAAGAACTGCAGGGAGCTTATGCAGTCCTCCTATAACAAAGAGCGGTTTGACCAGCCTCTGGAAGCATCTATCTGGCTTAAGAATTTCAAAACTTCAAATGACCACTTCTTAAAAGAG ATAAAAACACAACAGACATACATGTGGAGCAAACGGGAAAGCACTGAGAAGGGCAGACCACTGGGTGAAGTGGTGGAACAG GTATCTCCAGAGGAACTGACGCTTGTCCACAATCTGAGGAAGATGGTGGGGAATGACTGG AATGGAGGTGCCATTGTGACCACTCTTAGCCAGACAGGCTCTCTCTTCAAACCACGTTCCGCTTATTTGCCCCATGAGTTGCTGGGAAAG GAAGGTTTCGACACACTGGACCCTTTCATTCCCATCCAGGTTTCCAATTACAGTCAGCGAGAGTTTGAGAGCTGTTATCAGTACTACCTTGACCGCAAGTGGCTACAACACGAGAGAG CCAGTACagaagaagggagaaaggaactGCTGTTTCTCAGCAACTCCAACCCCTGGCAGCTGGAACGGATCTCTGCTTATCTCTGA
- the DAP3 gene encoding small ribosomal subunit protein mS29 isoform X3: MLRSVKGVICQGPKANHAEQHEGQHYSIPLQEVNVVFPHGLPYRFQMQMKTFNESCLMVRKPALELLGYLKNTNFAHPAIRYVIYGEKGTGKTMTLCHAVHYCAKQDWLVLHIPDAHLWVKNCRELMQSSYNKERFDQPLEASIWLKNFKTSNDHFLKEIKTQQTYMWSKRESTEKGRPLGEVVEQGLTRVKNASDAVGVVLKELKKQCPLGSFRLLVAVDGINALWGRTTLRKKDKSAVSPEELTLVHNLRKMVGNDWNGGAIVTTLSQTGSLFKPRSAYLPHELLGKEGFDTLDPFIPIQVSNYSQREFESCYQYYLDRKWLQHERASTEEGRKELLFLSNSNPWQLERISAYL, encoded by the exons GCCAACCATGCAGAGCAACATGAGGGTCAACACTACAGCATCCCCCTCCAGGAGGTGAACGTGGTGTTTCCACATGGACTGCCCTACCGCTTCCAAATGCAG ATGAAGACGTTCAATGAAAGCTGCCTGATGGTGCGGAAACCAGCTCTAGAACTCCTTGGTTATCTGAAAAACACCAACTTTGCACACCCAGCTATCCGATATGTTATCT atggggagaagggaacagGGAAAACTATGACGCTGTGCCATGCTGTTCATTACTGTGCAAAACAGGACTGGCTGGTGCTGCATATTCCAGATG CTCACCTCTGGGTGAAGAACTGCAGGGAGCTTATGCAGTCCTCCTATAACAAAGAGCGGTTTGACCAGCCTCTGGAAGCATCTATCTGGCTTAAGAATTTCAAAACTTCAAATGACCACTTCTTAAAAGAG ATAAAAACACAACAGACATACATGTGGAGCAAACGGGAAAGCACTGAGAAGGGCAGACCACTGGGTGAAGTGGTGGAACAG GGTTTAACTCGAGTGAAGAATGCCAGTGATGCTGTGGGGGTTGTGCTGAAAGAGTTAAAGAAGCAGTGTCCTCTTGGTTCATTTAGACTTCTGGTGGCGGTAGATGGTATCAACGCTCTCTGGGGACGGACAACATTGAGGAAGAAAGACAAAAGCGCT GTATCTCCAGAGGAACTGACGCTTGTCCACAATCTGAGGAAGATGGTGGGGAATGACTGG AATGGAGGTGCCATTGTGACCACTCTTAGCCAGACAGGCTCTCTCTTCAAACCACGTTCCGCTTATTTGCCCCATGAGTTGCTGGGAAAG GAAGGTTTCGACACACTGGACCCTTTCATTCCCATCCAGGTTTCCAATTACAGTCAGCGAGAGTTTGAGAGCTGTTATCAGTACTACCTTGACCGCAAGTGGCTACAACACGAGAGAG CCAGTACagaagaagggagaaaggaactGCTGTTTCTCAGCAACTCCAACCCCTGGCAGCTGGAACGGATCTCTGCTTATCTCTGA
- the DAP3 gene encoding small ribosomal subunit protein mS29 isoform X2 has translation MLRSVKGVICQGPKLDSGYFLHASARAWLSAAVNQDVQIPAEKPRKVFRTNESNPANHAEQHEGQHYSIPLQEVNVVFPHGLPYRFQMQMKTFNESCLMVRKPALELLGYLKNTNFAHPAIRYVIYGEKGTGKTMTLCHAVHYCAKQDWLVLHIPDAHLWVKNCRELMQSSYNKERFDQPLEASIWLKNFKTSNDHFLKEIKTQQTYMWSKRESTEKGRPLGEVVEQGLTRVKNASDAVGVVLKELKKQCPLGSFRLLVAVDGINALWGRTTLRKKDKSAVSPEELTLVHNLRKMVGNDWNGGAIVTTLSQTGSLFKPRSAYLPHELLGKVSNYSQREFESCYQYYLDRKWLQHERASTEEGRKELLFLSNSNPWQLERISAYL, from the exons TTGGATTCTGGGTATTTTCTCCATGCCAGTGCCAGGGCTTGGTTAAGTGCTGCTGTTAATCAGGATGTCCAAATCCCAGCAGAGAAACCCAGAAAAGTATTCCGCACCAATGAGAGCAACCCG GCCAACCATGCAGAGCAACATGAGGGTCAACACTACAGCATCCCCCTCCAGGAGGTGAACGTGGTGTTTCCACATGGACTGCCCTACCGCTTCCAAATGCAG ATGAAGACGTTCAATGAAAGCTGCCTGATGGTGCGGAAACCAGCTCTAGAACTCCTTGGTTATCTGAAAAACACCAACTTTGCACACCCAGCTATCCGATATGTTATCT atggggagaagggaacagGGAAAACTATGACGCTGTGCCATGCTGTTCATTACTGTGCAAAACAGGACTGGCTGGTGCTGCATATTCCAGATG CTCACCTCTGGGTGAAGAACTGCAGGGAGCTTATGCAGTCCTCCTATAACAAAGAGCGGTTTGACCAGCCTCTGGAAGCATCTATCTGGCTTAAGAATTTCAAAACTTCAAATGACCACTTCTTAAAAGAG ATAAAAACACAACAGACATACATGTGGAGCAAACGGGAAAGCACTGAGAAGGGCAGACCACTGGGTGAAGTGGTGGAACAG GGTTTAACTCGAGTGAAGAATGCCAGTGATGCTGTGGGGGTTGTGCTGAAAGAGTTAAAGAAGCAGTGTCCTCTTGGTTCATTTAGACTTCTGGTGGCGGTAGATGGTATCAACGCTCTCTGGGGACGGACAACATTGAGGAAGAAAGACAAAAGCGCT GTATCTCCAGAGGAACTGACGCTTGTCCACAATCTGAGGAAGATGGTGGGGAATGACTGG AATGGAGGTGCCATTGTGACCACTCTTAGCCAGACAGGCTCTCTCTTCAAACCACGTTCCGCTTATTTGCCCCATGAGTTGCTGGGAAAG GTTTCCAATTACAGTCAGCGAGAGTTTGAGAGCTGTTATCAGTACTACCTTGACCGCAAGTGGCTACAACACGAGAGAG CCAGTACagaagaagggagaaaggaactGCTGTTTCTCAGCAACTCCAACCCCTGGCAGCTGGAACGGATCTCTGCTTATCTCTGA
- the DAP3 gene encoding small ribosomal subunit protein mS29 isoform X1: MLRSVKGVICQGPKLDSGYFLHASARAWLSAAVNQDVQIPAEKPRKVFRTNESNPANHAEQHEGQHYSIPLQEVNVVFPHGLPYRFQMQMKTFNESCLMVRKPALELLGYLKNTNFAHPAIRYVIYGEKGTGKTMTLCHAVHYCAKQDWLVLHIPDAHLWVKNCRELMQSSYNKERFDQPLEASIWLKNFKTSNDHFLKEIKTQQTYMWSKRESTEKGRPLGEVVEQGLTRVKNASDAVGVVLKELKKQCPLGSFRLLVAVDGINALWGRTTLRKKDKSAVSPEELTLVHNLRKMVGNDWNGGAIVTTLSQTGSLFKPRSAYLPHELLGKEGFDTLDPFIPIQVSNYSQREFESCYQYYLDRKWLQHERASTEEGRKELLFLSNSNPWQLERISAYL; encoded by the exons TTGGATTCTGGGTATTTTCTCCATGCCAGTGCCAGGGCTTGGTTAAGTGCTGCTGTTAATCAGGATGTCCAAATCCCAGCAGAGAAACCCAGAAAAGTATTCCGCACCAATGAGAGCAACCCG GCCAACCATGCAGAGCAACATGAGGGTCAACACTACAGCATCCCCCTCCAGGAGGTGAACGTGGTGTTTCCACATGGACTGCCCTACCGCTTCCAAATGCAG ATGAAGACGTTCAATGAAAGCTGCCTGATGGTGCGGAAACCAGCTCTAGAACTCCTTGGTTATCTGAAAAACACCAACTTTGCACACCCAGCTATCCGATATGTTATCT atggggagaagggaacagGGAAAACTATGACGCTGTGCCATGCTGTTCATTACTGTGCAAAACAGGACTGGCTGGTGCTGCATATTCCAGATG CTCACCTCTGGGTGAAGAACTGCAGGGAGCTTATGCAGTCCTCCTATAACAAAGAGCGGTTTGACCAGCCTCTGGAAGCATCTATCTGGCTTAAGAATTTCAAAACTTCAAATGACCACTTCTTAAAAGAG ATAAAAACACAACAGACATACATGTGGAGCAAACGGGAAAGCACTGAGAAGGGCAGACCACTGGGTGAAGTGGTGGAACAG GGTTTAACTCGAGTGAAGAATGCCAGTGATGCTGTGGGGGTTGTGCTGAAAGAGTTAAAGAAGCAGTGTCCTCTTGGTTCATTTAGACTTCTGGTGGCGGTAGATGGTATCAACGCTCTCTGGGGACGGACAACATTGAGGAAGAAAGACAAAAGCGCT GTATCTCCAGAGGAACTGACGCTTGTCCACAATCTGAGGAAGATGGTGGGGAATGACTGG AATGGAGGTGCCATTGTGACCACTCTTAGCCAGACAGGCTCTCTCTTCAAACCACGTTCCGCTTATTTGCCCCATGAGTTGCTGGGAAAG GAAGGTTTCGACACACTGGACCCTTTCATTCCCATCCAGGTTTCCAATTACAGTCAGCGAGAGTTTGAGAGCTGTTATCAGTACTACCTTGACCGCAAGTGGCTACAACACGAGAGAG CCAGTACagaagaagggagaaaggaactGCTGTTTCTCAGCAACTCCAACCCCTGGCAGCTGGAACGGATCTCTGCTTATCTCTGA